The Cucurbita pepo subsp. pepo cultivar mu-cu-16 chromosome LG15, ASM280686v2, whole genome shotgun sequence genome contains the following window.
AGAGCATTCAACCGTCGAGGTGTCGGGGAAACACGGCATCCTATGAATTAATCCCACCAAATGTCGGCACCCCCAACCCCCCTCCTCTTTTACTACAACTTCACCCTttctaatattataatattaccTTATTTTACTACGTTGCCTAGGATTCGAAATTCGGATCCAGTATATGATGATaccgatatatatatatatatatatatatattttttttttagtcacGTGCGACATAATCATGTTACTTATTTCTTACTTCTAAGAGTGAGAATTATCTCCGTCTCTGCGACATGACCATGTTACTTACTTTTCACGTTAAAAGTGAAAACTGTTCCTACAAATAAACATGAGTTTTTTCGACATGTTTTTTTAGTGGAATTCTTAAGATGCCACTGTAACAGCCTGAGAccaccactagtaaatattgtttgttttgactcGTTTTATGTGTCGCCGTCaatctcatagttttaaaacacgtctactagatAGAGTTTTCTATatctttataataaatgttttgttcttcttgccaatcgatgtgagatctcacaatccacctcacTTGGGACCCATTGTCCTGTTTGCataccacccggtgtctggctttgataccatttgtaacaacgtGAGAttaccgctagtaaatattatccgcTCTGGTCCGTTACGTgttgccgtcagcctcacagtttcaaaacgcatctactagagagatgtttttacacattttataagaaatattccGTTCTCATAATCAaccaatgtaagatctcacaatccactccattgagagtccaacgtcctcgttggcacaccattcaatgtctggttctgataccatttctaacaacATAAgaccatcgctagtagatattatccactttggcccattacgtgtcgtcatcaacctcatagttttaaaacgcatctactagagagaagcTTCTACAcctatataaaaaatacttcgttcccctctccaaccgatataggatctcacaaccacCTAACATAGAATTCCTTTAAGCAAAGCACGTTAACTTCAGAGTTTCTATGATCGAGTCACCGAGAAAAAAGACACCCCTTGTCGATACTGGTAGTAACTTTCCGTTTTCTTAGTCTTTCTTAACCATCATATTCTCATAATCGCTATCATTCGAAGATGGCctcgattcattcattcacATATTGGTACATCCTATACCCACTAATTTTCTCCGTCTCGTACATAATCACATCGATCATTCACGGTAACCATCGaatcaaatcatcaaacaaaGGGACTCACATACACACACAATTAGATCATAAGTAGAAACAAAAGaaccaaattaaaaagaaactcaTGTTCTTCGAGCCTCATATCAAAAACAGAGCACCGTGGCAATGGCAATAACAATGGCTTCCTCTGCCTCCACTTCGGACATCGAAATCCACAGCCATCTCGGGTCCAAAACATTTGACCAAAACGCTCCAAAAACCAAAATCTCGGAACTTTCCAAGCCCTCCACACACTCCATTTCTAACCAAAACCACAATAATCCCCTGCTTCTCACTCGCACACaaacagagacagagacagagacaaaagaaaaaacataaaaagctTCCGTTTTTTTCTCCCACTGATGTTCTTCACACTTCTAAAAACACCAGCAGCTCGATTTCACACTGTTTTTATCTGGGGCTCTGTTTTCTTTCCAACCCATTAATGGCGGAAAATCAATCCTCTGGTCGGGACCCAAAAACAGCAGCAGCTACCACTTTTTCTCAGCTTCTATTCTTCGCAGAtcatgatgaagatgatgatatcGATGTTGATAAACATCATCATGTTCATCACCAAATCTTTGAGTACTCTGTTTCTTCATCATTCGCCATTGAAAACCCCCCCAAGATGCTCTGTTTCGGCACCAAACAAGAGCAAGAACATCCCCAGCTGGGACTTAGATCAGCCCACGCATGCAGCGATTCcgtaaagagaaaaaatggtTCAAACCCAGAAACAACCGCCATTAAACCAGCTCCATTGTCGAACCAGAAAGCTTCAAAAAAGACCAAACCTGAAGCTCCCTGTTCTGCCGGACATGCAAAGGTCAGACAGTTCTTgccatgttcttgtttttttctctgtttttatgaaatgggttttgtttttttggtgaTATTAGAAGAAGGAGAAGCTAGGAGAAAGAATCACAGCGCTACAACAATTGGTTTCGCCGTTCGGCAAGGttgcagaaaaaaaaaaaaaacagagtatctaatttcattacatttttgtccattttcaAGAACTTGATATCAATTTTTGAATGTTGATGGCTTCAAAACAGACAGACACAGCTTCAGTTCTTCACGAGGCAATGGGTTACATCAAATTTTTACACGAACAAATTCAAGTCTTGTACAGTCCTTACCTGGACAAGAATCAGCTGGTAAGCACtctgtttaaaaaaaacagagcattttcctgttcttctttgattttaaGCCATTTCTTCGCTTTGTTTCGCTGAAGGGAGGAGGAAATGGGGAAACGGAGGGGGAGCTGAAAGGGAGAGGGCTGTGTTTGATTCCGGTGGAGTGTAGCTTGCATTTGGCGAACTGTACGGTGGCGGACTTTTGGTCGCCGGCGATGGCCATGGGGAGGAAGCTCTGAGAAGGAAGGAGGGTTTTGTAGTTTGATGTGTATATagttttggtgttttttttgAGTTAAATGAATCAGAAACAGAGCAGAAGAAGCTGTAAATCGACAGTTCTTTTTTTGATGGGAAAGAAATAGATGTGAAAagatgttctttttttttgttcttttcctgtTTTTTGGGGTTTGAGTTGTCGGActtgtttattttgatgatTGTTTTGGAGTAGAGAGATGAGTGGCACTTTTgttttgtgggttttgtttGCTTCAAAAGTTTCCTATTAAAACGtcaaattataagtttagtctgcttatgtgagatcctacattgattgaagagaggaacgacATCGATTGGAGTtgagaacgagtgtcagtgaggacgttaggccctgaagagagtggattgtgagaccctaCATTGGTCGGGGAGAAGAACggaattctttataagagtgtagaaacctctcttaGCATTGACtggaagctcgaaagaaaaaacctaaataaaggaaaagccAAAAATGACGTTGACAGTTTGGTGCAAGTTCTTTCCATCTCGATAGCCTATGATCTACaatgatttcatttattgGCCCTTTTTTATTTCACGACTTTTGGGTATTTTGAGCTGGATCGAAACTATTACAGGACTCATCAAGTTTAGGAGTCATTTTTATTGATATCGTACCGTCGTCAAAATCAAATCTTATGTATCTAGGATGAAATTTCGATACCGGTTTATAGCGTCCAAAGTCGAATCATGAACATTTTAACGAAgtaaatttaatgaaacaaTAACGAGTAGCGGTCATGAACAATAGATTTGTGACAATTTGAAAAATCATTTGATGCAGTTGATCAtttaaacatttgaattcGCGACAATCTtaatccattttaaaattgtttggaTATACAAAAGCTAAGACCATTCTCACCGTGCATAAAACTCTAGAATCAAACAACAAGATAAGCTTTCAGGACAGTCAATGGCCGACACCACGATGGCTCGGACCGGAATAAGCTTTGTGTACATGAAGTTTTGTCGCCGGAGAAGTCGAGGAAGAAGGGTCGTGTTCGAGAGGTCCCGAGGAGTGGACTTGAATGGAAGAGaataagaggaagaagatgaagatgacaaTGGCATTAAGAGCACAAAGGAGAGACTGGgatttcattatattagaaaatgtAGAGAAAGGCTTAGTGTTTATATAAGAAAAGGTTGAGGTTTGGTGTCTTGACTTTAGGGCATAGgtgtgttatttatttatttattattatcttagAGTCTGTAACCGTTCAAgatcaccgctagtagatattgttcgttttggccagtaacgtatcgtcatcagcctcacgattttaaaacacgtctactagggagaggattccacacccttataagaagtaTTTCGTTCCACTAtccgaccgatgtgggatctcacattctaCCCTCTTAATggcccagcgtcttcactagcacaccgctcgatatctttctttgataccatttgtaacagccgaaccccaccgctaatagaaaTTGTCCACTCttgcccgttacatatcgtcatcagactcacggttttaaaacacatctgttagggagaagtttccacacccttgtaacgagtgtgctttgttcccctctccaaccgatgtgggatctcatactGTCATGAATCATAGGGAGTGTACattggttgggttggattagacTGAAAAAACTTTTGAACCAACTCGAAGGTTCGATTGGTTGGGTTGATAATCCTAGCCATCATctaaatagagttcacaacctaacccaactcaaccctctaTCTTCAGGGTGCACTGAGCTAGGTTCATGTGAGTTCATTTGTTGCTAAATTTTGGTTCGTGCAACAAGATGATAACGCAACTCTAGCTCAACTATGGTCTTAACTCGTTCCAATATACGTAACAAGATGATAACTcgttcaaatatttataaatcacGGTGCATCACTAATATTAAgttataaacattaaatattcttaatttttttaaaaaaataagataaagtTGAAAGAGATTAGAACCGGATTAGAACGGAAAACAAGTCAATGGATGTAAGAACATAAATATGGGTAGGTGGTGGAtggttaattaattgattCTCATTGACcataaatattattgtatttatgtGTTGCTATGAATTTATTATGTCGATATAATATTGATGGTTCAATCTTTTTCGATATAATTgttgaattcaaataaataaataaataaaaaggaactCGTTTGCTAGgggttttgttctcctcctccaccagTGTGGGactctcacaatctactccttttcggggcccagcgttttcgctagcacttgttcctttttctctaatcgatgtgggaccaccaccaaatcTACCCTCCTTTAGGGCtgagcgtccttactggcacactgcctcgtgtctaccccctccGGAGAACAGTGAGAAGATTGACACATCATctgatgtttggctctgaaaccatttgtaacagcccaaacccaccactagcaattattgtcgtctttggactttccttcaaggctttcaaacgtgtctgttaagggaaggtttccacactcttataaacagtgtttttgttctcctccccagtcaatgtgagactctcacattaattgttaaattttaggtCGTGCAACATGAAGACAACGCAACTTAAGTTCAATTATGATCTTAACTCGTTGGGACTTACATAGCAAATGTTTGGAcaatgagaaaagaaaatagaaattgtATTGTactcaaatagaaaatattcaaactattaCGATTAGACTTGAATGAAATTTGACCAATAAATAACTAGAAATAGAATTATGAAATGTTAAGAAGTGAACCACGTTGTTTGTATTACTGTA
Protein-coding sequences here:
- the LOC111811300 gene encoding transcription factor bHLH113, whose translation is MAENQSSGRDPKTAAATTFSQLLFFADHDEDDDIDVDKHHHVHHQIFEYSVSSSFAIENPPKMLCFGTKQEQEHPQLGLRSAHACSDSVKRKNGSNPETTAIKPAPLSNQKASKKTKPEAPCSAGHAKKKEKLGERITALQQLVSPFGKTDTASVLHEAMGYIKFLHEQIQVLYSPYLDKNQLGGGNGETEGELKGRGLCLIPVECSLHLANCTVADFWSPAMAMGRKL